From the Deltaproteobacteria bacterium genome, the window AACACTGTATAATCTTTCCCCACGGGGGCCGGTGCGGGAGAATATAACCTCCCATTTCAACCCTCGGTCAAAATAAACCTGGTCCCAATCCATATTGGAAAGCTTCCTTAGGGTCCCCAGCACTTCTCTTTGTTCCTGTTTGGATAGATTAAATAAGTGCCTTTGAAAAACCGGATTATTCAGATCAAGAAGGACTGAATTTTTTGCGGCAGGGTTCATTTTTTTAACCGGGACTCGATGGCTTTTAAATCACTTTTCCGGGGAGGGTTTTTTTGGGCCCAGGCAACCGCCTCATCAATTTCGGTTCGGGCTTTGGGTTGGTGCAACCACTGTTCACTGTTAGGAACAAATTGCCCGACTTTGACAATCCACACCCCGTCTTCGATTTGATCGACCAATACCGTCTTGCCGGCGAATTTTTTGCCCAAAGAGATTTGACCGCTTCGACCGACAGATTTTATAACTTCCATGATTCTTCTCCGTTCATTTTATTATGATTTATGATAGCATGAATGCATGAAAAATCAAGAATAATCGCCGGAGAGGAACCGACCGAAATCTTCAAATCCTGGTCAATCCTTCATTACTTGAAATTGAGAAAAAGGCCTGAGCATATCTTTAGATCAGCTCAGGATGTCTTTCCGGTATAGCGGTTGGTGATCGGCAGGCGCCAGTCCTTGCCGAAGCTCGGGAGGTAGTCTTGATTCCCGGAGGGCTTTGACGTCGTTTGTATTCATTGCGGTCCACCAGGCGGCCTGTTTGACCTTTTCCACCATAGCCCGGTGGATATCGGGCGGCAGCCCCACCGAGTCGGGATTTTTGTAGCATAATTCCCTTTCCAGGGGTAGGCACTCTTTTTCCACGAACTTTCTCATGGTCGCCTGCATGAGTTTCATTTCACCGGTAAATTCAAAATCCCTTAAGGCTCCTCTTACCCCAAAAAATTCCGAATTAAATTAGGACGCAGATTTTCGCCGGTACCCGCAGATAACTACTCGTTATATTCAAAATCTTGCCAATCTGCATTTATCTGCGTCCCAAATACAATTTCCTACTGCCCGAGACCGTCCAGAAAAGGGAGGACGGCTTCGATGAAGGCCTGCGGTTGATCGATGTTGACGGCGTGGCCGGCGGCCGGGATGACAACCTTTCGGGCCCCGGGAATCTTCAAGGCCATATAATCGGCAGAGGCCAAGTACGGTTTATCCTCCGCCCCGACTATGATCAGCGTGGGAATCTTAATTTCCGTTAGCGAATTAATAACCCGGGCGTCGCGCTGGGTCAACATCCCCCGTGCCGCCCGGGCCAGCCCCTCGGCTGAACGGTGCCTGGCTGTGGCCCGCTCCTGGCTGGATGACGGCAGAACATTCAAGCCCTCTTTTTCATAGCGATCAGCAGCGGCCAAAGCGATTTTGTTCCATTCCCCCCGGGCCTCGTCCTTCCTGAAACCAGGCCCGGTATCGACCATCAGCAATGCCTTAACGCGCTCGGGAAAAATTTGGTAAAAAACCAACGACATATACCCGCCGAGAGACTGTCCACCGAGGATAGCCCGATCGGCTCCGACCTGATCCAGGAGTGCGGACATGTCGGCTATGGTCAAGGCCTCACTGTAGGCGGCCGGATCTTCAGGGTAGTCCGACTGACCGTGACCGCGCATGTCCCAGATAACCAGGGTATGCTTCCTGGACAAGGCCTCGACCTGACCGCGCCACATGTCGCAGGTGGCTGAAAATCCGTGGGTGAGCAACAGAACAGGGCCCTGGCCGTGCACCTCAAAATAGAGATCTACCCCGTTGCGGTTCAACTTTGGCATGGTGTTTCTCCCCCTTTGCGATTGTTACCATCTTCCTTTTTCGGATACTCCAATGGTCTTAATATCATCAATGTTCATTTCTTTCCTCCTTTTTTTATGGGCAGCCGTTGTTTATTCAAGCCGACCCCCAATCCCCTTGTTACGGATGAGGTTCCTTTAAGTGATTTTCTCATAAATCCGAAGGAACGCCCTTCCTTTTTCCGGGAGATCCTTTTTTTCTCCTTGACCCTTCCCTTAAGGTAATTTATGCTCCTTCGACCAAATGCAATTTTGGAACGAAATCTTCATACTTCTGTGGGGAACCACGAAGCATGAAAATTGATTTCGCCGAACGCCGAACGCTAAACGACGAACGGTATTTTCATATTAACAAGGAGGAATATCATGGACGACGATATCAAAAAAAGAACCCGGGAGACGGCGGCCAAGCTCTTCGGTGGGGGAATAAAGATGGACCCCCCATACCTGACCTGGAAGGAATTCGACCGGGGCCTGGCCAACGATCTATCCATGTTCATCACCGGAAACCTCTATTCCAGAACGGTCCTCAGCCTGCCGGAGAGGCAGATGGTGGCCTGCGCCATGCTGGCCGCCCTGGGAGCGGCCGATGAATTAAAGCTCCACCTCAATGCCGCCCTGAATGTCGGCTGCGACCCGAAAAAAATGGCCGAGGTCTTTTTCCAGCTTGCCCCCTACGGCGGCATGCCTCTGGTCAACAAGGCCCTGGAAGTCTTTCGAGAGGTATTACAAGGCCGGGGGGAATGGGAAACGTTTAAAAAATAAAGCAAATTCTTTCAAACGGCACCCTCTTCATATTTCATCATCTGCCGCGCCTTTTTGACCATGATTTTTTTAAAGGGTCGGAAGTGTTGAAGGACCTTGAACACCGCCGGCATGGGGATAATATTTTGGGCAGCCGATTTTTCGGTGGATGAGGTAATATGACCGAGGGTGGCCAGTTCTTTCCCCGCGGTCTCAAAAGCTTCATAGGCCTCGACCAGTTTAGGTGCCCTCCGGAAGGCCTCCGGGTCTTTTCCGTGACCGGCGAAGCGTCCTGCATTACGGACCAGCACCCCCACCTGCGGTGCGTCGTTAAATCTGGCATAGGTCTGGAAATAGGAGGTGACGTTGCCGGTCATCTCTTTTTCCAGGTTGTCGCAACAGACCAGGACCGCGAAGGGTTTTGAACAAATGGCCTGATCGATGTGATGGAAGACCAGGCCGCTTTGCGTCAATCGCAGGTCGAAGACGTCGGCCGTGGCGTAAAGGCGTTCCAGAAAGATCTTCAGCAAGCCCGACAGGCCGAAGACATAAACAGGCGTGGCAAAGACGAGGATATCCGCCCAAGCCATCTTCTCAAACACCGATCGAACGTCGTCTTTCCCGTCGAAGACGCATTTAAGATAGTGCTCCGGGCTGTTGCATTTTCCGCAGGAAAGACAATGGTGGATTTTCAGTTCCGTCAGGTGGATCACTTCAAACTCGGCCCCGGCGGAGACAGCGCTTTTGGAGAGCTTGGACAACAGGAAGGACGTATGGCCCTGACGGCCGCGATAAGACCCGTTGATTGCCAGTATTTTCATGAATGCCTCACCTTTCCTTTTTTATTTTGGACGCAGATTTTCGCCGATACCCGCAGATAAACTCTTCTAATTCTGACCATCTGCACGATCGGCCTTCTGCCGATCCGAGTTCATCTGCGTCCAAAATACATCTAAATCCCTGTAGGTACAAGAGATGAATTGTGCCCCGGAACCCTTCACCTCGTCTACGCAAGACAAGAGTCCCGGCTTTCGAAAAACCGCGAACGGGGCGGCCGCTTTGCTCGGCCTGAAACGCAGCACCCTTTATACGCGCATGAAGAGGCTTGGGCTGTCCGGCTGACGGGATCGCCCCTTTGGACTGTCAGTCTAACCGAGTTAATGCCCACAGCAGGGGCATCAGATTTTGCAATTGTCTTTTATAGTATTCTATGTATAATTTTGCTCCATAATTATATGGAGGTGCTCCCGTGTTAATCGATACGGAAAAAATGATACCGATAACCAGGTTGCAGAGGGAACTCACCCTGCGGCTTAAAGAAGTCTCTGAAACAGGGGAGCCGGTTTATGTGTTAAGGAATAATAAAATGGCGGCGGTTATCATTTCCAGTGAAGAATATGAGCTGTTGAAAAATGTAGAAGAACTCCTTGAACATCTGGAAATTTCAGAGGTCATTGAGCAAAGGCTAAAAAGACCTGTTTGCCCGAAAAATATTCCCTGGGAGAAAATAAAGAAAAAACATAGCCAAAAAAAATATCGCCTGGTTTATCGCTTAATCGGAAAGCACAGTGAGGTCATAGAAATCGTGGGGATCGGGAAAAGTGACAAAGAAGCGGTTTATAAAATGGTTTTCGAAAGATTAAAAAAATTTTCTTAGAGAACGTCAGGGAATATATTACCTGTATATTTAAAAACACCGGATGGTATTTTAACCCTAGATAAAACAGGCCGTTCGCACCTCCTAATATCCTTGACTTTCCATTCATGCCTATTTTATTGTGGAGCTACCCTGATTAATCATGGAGGTTCAAATCGGGAAAAAGGCCAAGGGCCGGATTGGGAAGATCATAAAACCATTGCACATTTTCCATAACATTTGAAAGGAGGAACCAAACCATGAGCCGCTTCCCGGAGTATGATCGATACGACGGTCTGGGCCTGGCCGGTCTGGTCCGCCAAAGGCAAATCCATTCGATGGATCTGTGCGAAGAGGCCATCGATAGAATCGAACGGATCAATCCGAAGATCAATGCGGTGGTGACCAAAATGGTTGACCAGGGCCGACA encodes:
- a CDS encoding alpha/beta fold hydrolase; protein product: MPKLNRNGVDLYFEVHGQGPVLLLTHGFSATCDMWRGQVEALSRKHTLVIWDMRGHGQSDYPEDPAAYSEALTIADMSALLDQVGADRAILGGQSLGGYMSLVFYQIFPERVKALLMVDTGPGFRKDEARGEWNKIALAAADRYEKEGLNVLPSSSQERATARHRSAEGLARAARGMLTQRDARVINSLTEIKIPTLIIVGAEDKPYLASADYMALKIPGARKVVIPAAGHAVNIDQPQAFIEAVLPFLDGLGQ
- a CDS encoding type II toxin-antitoxin system Phd/YefM family antitoxin, whose protein sequence is MLIDTEKMIPITRLQRELTLRLKEVSETGEPVYVLRNNKMAAVIISSEEYELLKNVEELLEHLEISEVIEQRLKRPVCPKNIPWEKIKKKHSQKKYRLVYRLIGKHSEVIEIVGIGKSDKEAVYKMVFERLKKFS
- a CDS encoding flavodoxin family protein, which gives rise to MKILAINGSYRGRQGHTSFLLSKLSKSAVSAGAEFEVIHLTELKIHHCLSCGKCNSPEHYLKCVFDGKDDVRSVFEKMAWADILVFATPVYVFGLSGLLKIFLERLYATADVFDLRLTQSGLVFHHIDQAICSKPFAVLVCCDNLEKEMTGNVTSYFQTYARFNDAPQVGVLVRNAGRFAGHGKDPEAFRRAPKLVEAYEAFETAGKELATLGHITSSTEKSAAQNIIPMPAVFKVLQHFRPFKKIMVKKARQMMKYEEGAV
- a CDS encoding carboxymuconolactone decarboxylase family protein; translated protein: MDDDIKKRTRETAAKLFGGGIKMDPPYLTWKEFDRGLANDLSMFITGNLYSRTVLSLPERQMVACAMLAALGAADELKLHLNAALNVGCDPKKMAEVFFQLAPYGGMPLVNKALEVFREVLQGRGEWETFKK